From the Lysobacter sp. FW306-1B-D06B genome, one window contains:
- a CDS encoding DsbA family oxidoreductase, which translates to MRIDIWSDVVCPWCWIGKHRLGEALRQLGEVGQNAEIHWHAYQLDPESDETPVPLRQAYERKFGGAQRTEQILSQTQATGRAEGLPFDFDRGQVRVSTLKAHRLIWLAGREGDADKVGEALFRAHFAEGRNLADTRTLIDAGAQGGLDEARIRAMLDSDEGIAEVRAQLGQAQALGIQAVPTFVFDGRLAVQGAQTPAVFAQVFERLGLEAKPAEGQAVSGGTCGPDGCAV; encoded by the coding sequence TTGCGCATCGACATATGGTCCGACGTGGTCTGTCCCTGGTGCTGGATCGGCAAGCATCGACTGGGTGAAGCGCTGCGGCAGCTTGGCGAGGTGGGGCAGAACGCCGAGATCCACTGGCATGCCTACCAGCTCGATCCGGAATCCGACGAAACCCCGGTGCCGTTGCGCCAGGCCTACGAGCGGAAGTTCGGCGGTGCGCAGCGCACCGAGCAGATCCTGTCGCAGACGCAGGCCACCGGCCGCGCGGAAGGACTGCCGTTCGATTTCGATCGTGGCCAGGTGCGCGTGAGCACGCTCAAGGCGCATCGGCTGATCTGGCTGGCCGGTCGCGAAGGCGATGCGGACAAGGTCGGCGAAGCGCTGTTCCGCGCGCACTTCGCTGAAGGGCGCAACCTGGCCGACACCCGCACGCTCATCGACGCGGGTGCCCAGGGCGGGCTGGACGAGGCGCGCATTCGCGCGATGCTCGACTCCGACGAGGGCATCGCCGAGGTGCGCGCGCAGCTCGGACAGGCGCAGGCGCTGGGCATCCAGGCCGTGCCGACGTTCGTCTTCGACGGACGCCTGGCCGTGCAGGGCGCGCAGACGCCGGCGGTGTTCGCGCAGGTGTTCGAGCGGCTCGGCCTGGAAGCGAAGCCGGCCGAAGGCCAGGCGGTATCAGGTGGGACCTGCGGCCCCGACGGCTGCGCGGTCTGA
- the nagZ gene encoding beta-N-acetylhexosaminidase, which produces MLVIGVAGTELSAQERDWLQHDACAGVILFSRNFASKAQVAELSQAIRAAAPRPQLICVDQEGGRVQRFRDGYSALPPLEGFGRRYAADAEAALKLAEEHAWLMAKEVLASGVDLSFAPVVDLGRGNLAIGNRAFSEDPAVVAAFTRAYVRGMHGAGMAATLKHFPGHGSVKADTHFDDAVDPRSLEELRATDLVPFVAGIEAKADAVMMAHVKYPAVSDEPAGYSRRWIEEILRGEMGFRGVVFSDDIGMKAAFSAGGVKARIDAHYDAGCDAVLVCHPQLVEESLAAVQDRKLNTMALAGLIGRGAMGWDGLLADARYDAARNRQEGLA; this is translated from the coding sequence ATGCTCGTGATCGGCGTCGCCGGCACCGAACTTTCCGCGCAGGAGCGCGACTGGCTGCAGCATGACGCCTGCGCCGGCGTGATCCTGTTCAGCCGCAACTTCGCGTCGAAGGCGCAGGTGGCGGAGCTGTCCCAGGCGATCCGCGCGGCCGCGCCGCGCCCGCAACTCATCTGCGTCGACCAGGAGGGCGGTCGTGTGCAGCGCTTCCGCGACGGCTACAGCGCGCTGCCGCCGCTGGAGGGTTTTGGCCGTCGTTACGCCGCCGATGCCGAGGCCGCACTCAAGCTCGCCGAAGAACACGCCTGGCTGATGGCCAAGGAAGTGCTCGCCAGCGGCGTGGACCTGAGCTTCGCGCCGGTGGTGGACCTGGGCCGCGGCAATCTCGCCATCGGCAACCGCGCGTTCTCGGAGGATCCGGCCGTCGTGGCCGCCTTCACCCGTGCCTACGTGCGCGGCATGCACGGCGCGGGCATGGCCGCCACGCTCAAGCATTTCCCGGGGCACGGATCGGTCAAGGCCGACACGCATTTCGACGACGCGGTCGATCCGCGTTCGCTGGAGGAGCTGCGCGCGACCGACCTCGTCCCCTTCGTCGCCGGCATCGAGGCCAAGGCCGACGCGGTGATGATGGCGCACGTGAAGTACCCGGCCGTCTCGGACGAGCCGGCGGGTTATTCCAGGCGCTGGATCGAAGAGATCCTGCGCGGCGAGATGGGCTTCCGGGGCGTGGTCTTCAGCGACGACATCGGCATGAAGGCGGCGTTCTCCGCAGGCGGCGTGAAAGCGCGCATCGACGCGCACTATGACGCCGGCTGCGATGCGGTGCTGGTCTGCCATCCGCAGCTCGTCGAGGAATCGCTGGCGGCCGTGCAGGACCGCAAGCTCAACACGATGGCGCTGGCCGGCCTGATCGGCCGCGGCGCCATGGGATGGGATGGATTGCTGGCCGACGCGCGCTACGACGCCGCTCGCAACCGGCAGGAAGGACTGGCCTGA
- a CDS encoding S-methyl-5'-thioinosine phosphorylase, with translation MSDIALAVIGGTGLYKLADLQDVETHQPDTRFGAPSGPIRVGTLDGHRVAFLARHGEGHSLPPHKINYRANLAALQALGATQVLALNTVGGITERFGPRVLACPDQLIDYTWGRVSTICEEPGTEVLHVDFGEPYTRSLREAVVAAAATAGVDLVADGCYGATQGPRLETRAEIARMRRDGCDLVGMTGMPEAGLARELGLDYACLAIVANWAAGAGPDPDEVITLQDVLDNVAAASSGLPRLLSALLGTRVKR, from the coding sequence ATGAGCGACATCGCCCTGGCCGTCATCGGCGGCACCGGCCTGTACAAGCTGGCCGACCTGCAGGACGTGGAGACGCACCAGCCCGACACGCGCTTCGGCGCGCCGTCCGGGCCGATCCGCGTCGGCACCCTCGACGGGCATCGTGTGGCGTTCCTGGCCCGCCATGGCGAAGGCCATTCGCTGCCGCCGCACAAGATCAACTACCGCGCCAACCTGGCCGCGCTGCAGGCGCTGGGCGCGACGCAGGTGCTTGCGCTCAATACGGTGGGCGGCATCACCGAGCGGTTCGGCCCGCGTGTGCTGGCCTGCCCGGACCAGCTGATCGACTACACCTGGGGCCGTGTCTCCACGATCTGCGAGGAGCCCGGCACTGAAGTGCTGCATGTCGACTTCGGCGAGCCGTACACGCGTTCGCTCCGCGAGGCGGTGGTTGCGGCGGCGGCCACGGCCGGCGTCGACCTGGTCGCCGACGGTTGCTACGGGGCGACCCAAGGGCCGCGTCTGGAGACTCGCGCGGAGATCGCCCGCATGCGCCGCGACGGCTGCGATCTGGTCGGCATGACCGGCATGCCCGAGGCCGGACTGGCCCGCGAACTGGGCCTGGACTACGCCTGCCTGGCCATCGTCGCGAACTGGGCGGCTGGCGCCGGACCCGACCCGGACGAGGTCATCACCCTCCAGGATGTCTTAGACAATGTCGCAGCCGCCTCGTCGGGCCTGCCACGCCTCCTGTCGGCCCTGCTCGGGACACGTGTCAAAAGATGA
- a CDS encoding EAL domain-containing protein, giving the protein MRIVDARSGRDALADTLQEALPAGSEVAVLWRDPHGGAVAGSASMGATTALANRAESLLGRDPLGQHSQRIEACWTTNEGVRVAIAAQLPAPIGAETRTMWVALARIVIGAHLVALRTLARAESLEKSERLQQALFEIADLAGSDLELADMLRRIHTVVAGLMYAANLYIVLYDDVRDSLRFLYFADQRDTYVAEPERDIPIEEMPNSVTVALLRHGEPLQGPSAQIRERLGVARDIQHGPDSEDWLGVPMRRDERICGAIVVQSYDRPDVYGEEERALLAFVAQHILTALDRFHAREELERRVEERTQALQLSNRDLQAEIIERQRAERLQRALFRIAELSITSETLERFYTQVHDVVSDLLYARNFYIALLTEDGERLEFPYSIDERDAVRVTRNLTSGLTEYVIARGRPLLADRKRIAALESQGLVRSRGSLAHCWLGVPLFRNESVVGVITVQSYSPAISFSVRDQELLTFVAHHISIGLARKQSQDRLVSAHAELEQRVESRTRELAQANAELLSQIGERLRVEQQLTHQATHDALTGLPNRSQLLDRLSHAIARAQSDSQRTFAVLFLDLDRFKLVNDSVGHSAGDELLIETGRRIVDAVRTGDTVARLGGDEYAILIEDIDGPQVAEDLAQRVLRALGEPCWIAGREVFPSASLGIALWHPRYRTGAELLRDADAAMYRAKSAGRDRCAVFDEAMREEAVRILDLEADLRRAINGDGFVAFYQPIVRLDDHRVIGHEALLRWRHERRGLLTPSEFIGVGEDSALIEEVDWILYRQVMEELARGGEGYISVNVSPRHFRSSDFADRLLRMIDQAGADPHRLRIEITEVALLDDVPRALRMLRTLRSHGVLAQLDDFGTGFSALSYLHRFPIECLKIDQSFVSGLVGDTQPESVAVVRAIQALAGTLGIHTIGEGVENEAQRATLRELGCTYGQGYLFGYPAERTNVVPLRLAVTG; this is encoded by the coding sequence GTGAGAATCGTCGACGCCCGAAGCGGGCGGGACGCGCTCGCGGACACCCTGCAGGAAGCCCTGCCGGCCGGTTCCGAGGTGGCGGTGCTGTGGCGCGACCCCCACGGCGGCGCGGTCGCCGGTTCGGCCTCCATGGGCGCGACCACCGCGCTGGCCAACCGGGCCGAATCGCTGCTCGGACGCGATCCGCTCGGCCAGCATTCCCAGCGCATCGAAGCCTGCTGGACCACCAACGAAGGCGTGCGCGTGGCCATCGCCGCGCAGCTGCCGGCCCCGATCGGCGCGGAAACCCGGACCATGTGGGTGGCGCTGGCGCGAATCGTCATCGGCGCCCACCTCGTCGCCCTGCGCACGCTGGCCCGCGCCGAATCGCTGGAGAAATCCGAGCGCTTGCAGCAGGCGTTGTTCGAGATCGCCGACCTGGCCGGTTCGGACCTGGAACTGGCCGACATGCTGCGCCGGATCCACACCGTCGTCGCCGGCCTGATGTACGCGGCCAACCTGTACATCGTGCTGTACGACGACGTGCGCGACAGCCTGCGCTTCCTGTACTTCGCCGACCAGCGCGACACCTACGTCGCCGAGCCCGAGCGCGACATCCCCATCGAGGAGATGCCCAACAGCGTGACCGTCGCGCTGCTGCGCCACGGCGAGCCGTTGCAGGGCCCTTCCGCGCAGATCCGCGAACGCCTGGGCGTGGCGCGCGACATCCAGCACGGCCCGGACAGCGAGGACTGGCTCGGCGTGCCGATGCGCCGCGATGAGCGCATCTGCGGCGCGATCGTGGTGCAGAGCTACGACCGCCCGGACGTCTACGGCGAAGAGGAACGCGCGCTGCTGGCCTTCGTCGCCCAGCACATCCTCACCGCGCTGGACCGCTTCCACGCGCGCGAGGAACTCGAACGCCGCGTCGAGGAACGCACCCAGGCGCTGCAGCTGAGCAACCGCGACCTGCAGGCGGAGATCATCGAGCGCCAGCGCGCCGAGCGCCTGCAACGCGCGCTGTTCCGCATCGCCGAGCTGTCGATCACCTCCGAGACGCTGGAGCGTTTCTACACGCAGGTGCACGACGTCGTCAGCGACCTGCTGTACGCGCGCAACTTCTACATCGCGCTGCTCACCGAGGACGGCGAGCGGCTGGAATTCCCGTACTCCATCGACGAACGCGACGCCGTGCGCGTGACGCGCAACCTCACCTCGGGCCTGACCGAGTACGTGATCGCGCGCGGCCGCCCGCTGCTGGCCGACCGCAAGCGCATCGCCGCGCTGGAGTCGCAGGGGCTGGTGCGCAGTCGCGGTTCGCTGGCGCATTGCTGGCTCGGCGTGCCGTTGTTCCGCAACGAATCGGTGGTCGGCGTGATCACCGTGCAGAGCTATTCGCCGGCGATCAGCTTCAGCGTGCGCGACCAGGAGCTGCTGACCTTCGTCGCGCACCACATCTCGATCGGCCTGGCGCGCAAGCAGTCGCAGGACCGCCTGGTGTCCGCGCATGCGGAACTCGAGCAGCGCGTGGAATCGCGTACGCGCGAACTCGCGCAGGCCAACGCGGAGCTGCTCTCGCAGATTGGCGAGCGCCTGCGCGTGGAGCAGCAGCTCACCCACCAGGCCACGCACGACGCGCTCACCGGGTTGCCGAATCGCAGCCAGCTGCTGGACCGTCTCTCGCACGCCATCGCGCGTGCACAGAGCGATTCGCAGCGCACCTTCGCGGTGCTGTTCCTCGACCTGGACCGCTTCAAGCTGGTCAACGACTCGGTGGGTCATTCGGCCGGCGACGAACTGCTGATCGAAACCGGACGCCGCATCGTCGACGCCGTGCGCACCGGCGACACCGTGGCGCGCCTGGGCGGCGACGAATACGCGATCCTCATCGAAGACATCGACGGCCCACAGGTGGCCGAAGACCTTGCGCAGCGCGTGCTGCGCGCGCTCGGCGAGCCGTGCTGGATCGCCGGCCGCGAAGTGTTCCCGTCGGCGAGCCTGGGCATCGCCCTGTGGCACCCGCGTTATCGCACCGGTGCCGAGCTGCTGCGCGACGCGGACGCGGCCATGTACCGCGCCAAGTCCGCCGGCCGCGACCGTTGCGCCGTGTTCGACGAGGCCATGCGCGAGGAAGCCGTGCGCATCCTCGACCTGGAAGCCGACCTGCGCCGCGCCATCAACGGCGACGGCTTCGTCGCGTTCTACCAGCCGATCGTGCGCCTGGACGACCATCGCGTGATCGGCCACGAAGCGCTGCTGCGCTGGCGCCACGAGCGCCGCGGACTGCTCACGCCCAGCGAGTTCATCGGCGTGGGCGAAGACAGCGCGCTGATCGAGGAAGTCGACTGGATCCTCTACCGGCAGGTCATGGAGGAGCTGGCGCGCGGTGGCGAGGGTTACATCTCGGTCAACGTCTCGCCGCGGCATTTCCGTTCGTCCGACTTCGCCGACCGCCTTCTGCGCATGATCGACCAGGCCGGCGCGGACCCGCACCGCCTGCGCATCGAGATCACCGAAGTCGCGCTGCTGGACGACGTCCCGCGCGCGTTGCGCATGCTCCGCACCTTGCGCAGCCACGGCGTGCTGGCGCAGCTGGACGACTTCGGCACCGGCTTCTCCGCGTTGTCGTACCTGCACCGTTTCCCGATCGAATGCCTGAAGATCGACCAGAGTTTCGTCTCGGGCCTGGTCGGCGATACGCAGCCTGAAAGCGTGGCGGTGGTGCGCGCGATCCAGGCGCTGGCCGGCACGCTGGGCATCCACACCATCGGCGAAGGGGTGGAGAACGAAGCCCAGCGCGCGACGTTGCGCGAGCTGGGCTGCACTTACGGCCAGGGCTATCTGTTCGGCTATCCGGCCGAGCGCACGAACGTGGTGCCGTTGCGGCTGGCTGTTACGGGCTGA
- a CDS encoding cold-shock protein translates to MQYGTVKWFNDAKGFGFISPEDGSADVFAHFSAINAKGFRSLQEGQRVSYELTQGPKGAQASNINVVA, encoded by the coding sequence ATGCAGTACGGCACCGTGAAGTGGTTCAACGACGCCAAGGGCTTTGGGTTCATTTCTCCCGAAGATGGCAGCGCAGATGTGTTCGCGCACTTCTCCGCAATCAACGCCAAGGGCTTTCGCAGCCTGCAGGAAGGCCAGCGCGTGAGCTACGAGCTTACGCAGGGCCCGAAGGGCGCCCAGGCGTCCAACATCAACGTGGTGGCGTGA
- a CDS encoding hypoxanthine-guanine phosphoribosyltransferase, with protein METVSNTHDLAAALANSDVIFDRATLERAIARMASEMKTDYRNDDVPVYLTIMHGGLPFAAQLAMELGALGQDLEFDYLHATRYRGATSGGELVWKHRPATKLKGRRVLLADDILDEGHTLAAIRDWCLEQGARDVRIAALAVKKHDRCVEGVCADYVGVEVPDRYVFGYGMDYHEQGRNLPAIYALKD; from the coding sequence ATGGAAACCGTTTCGAACACGCACGACCTGGCCGCGGCGCTGGCCAACTCCGATGTCATCTTTGATCGCGCCACGCTGGAGCGGGCGATCGCGCGGATGGCTTCCGAGATGAAGACCGACTACCGCAACGACGACGTGCCGGTGTACCTCACGATCATGCACGGCGGCCTGCCGTTCGCCGCGCAGCTGGCGATGGAGCTGGGCGCGCTGGGGCAGGACCTGGAGTTCGATTACCTGCACGCCACGCGCTACCGCGGTGCGACCTCCGGCGGCGAACTGGTGTGGAAGCACCGGCCGGCCACGAAGCTCAAAGGTCGCCGCGTGCTGCTGGCCGACGACATCCTGGACGAGGGCCACACGCTCGCGGCGATCCGCGACTGGTGCCTGGAGCAGGGCGCGCGCGACGTGCGCATCGCCGCGCTGGCCGTGAAGAAGCACGACCGCTGCGTGGAAGGCGTGTGCGCCGATTACGTCGGCGTGGAAGTGCCGGACCGCTACGTGTTCGGCTACGGCATGGACTACCACGAGCAGGGCCGCAACCTGCCGGCGATCTACGCACTGAAGGATTGA
- a CDS encoding ABC transporter transmembrane domain-containing protein, with protein sequence MTDASSAKAPIGSLRTLWPFVRRHRTLFIAWLFALAASSAATLSLPVAFRTMIDQGFAQGGGAAIDRAFLLLFAVAVALALATAARFFFVSLLGERVVADLRERLYAHLIGLDAGFHDRNRSGELVSRLTADAELLRNVVGTSMSVALRSLVTVIGSLAMLFITAPRLAAFALVGIPLAVLPIVIGGRRLKKMSRASQDRVADANTLANETLGAIRTVQAHAREPYELGRFGAALMEAVNTARRRIQSQAWVTAIAITLIFGAITLVLWSGAHDVVAGRMTAGTLGQFVLYALIGGGSVGALAEVWNELQRAAGGMGRISELLVETADVQSPTHPAPLPLPVRGELSFDHVSFHYPLRPDAPALEDFDLHVKPGETVALVGPSGAGKSTVFSMLLRFHDPQSGTIRVDGADIRQLDLAALRESIALVPQQPTIFAASARDNIRYGRLDATDTDVEHAVEAAHAADFIAALPQRLDTELGERGARLSGGQQQRIAIARALLKDAPILLLDEATSALDAQSERAVQQALETLMEGRTTLVIAHRLATVLKADRIVVMDRGRIIAEGTHEQLLAQGGLYAELAKLQFLD encoded by the coding sequence ATGACCGACGCCTCCTCCGCCAAAGCCCCCATCGGCAGCCTGCGCACGCTGTGGCCGTTCGTCCGCCGGCACCGCACGCTCTTCATTGCGTGGCTGTTCGCGCTCGCCGCGTCCAGTGCCGCCACGTTGAGCCTGCCGGTCGCGTTCCGCACGATGATCGACCAGGGCTTCGCCCAGGGCGGCGGCGCGGCCATCGACCGCGCCTTCCTGCTGCTGTTCGCCGTGGCCGTGGCGTTGGCGCTGGCGACGGCGGCGCGCTTCTTCTTCGTCTCGCTGCTGGGCGAACGCGTGGTCGCCGACCTGCGCGAGCGTCTGTACGCGCACCTCATCGGCCTCGATGCCGGTTTCCACGACCGCAACCGCAGCGGCGAGCTCGTCTCGCGCCTCACCGCCGACGCGGAGCTGCTGCGCAACGTGGTCGGCACCAGCATGTCGGTCGCGCTGCGAAGCCTCGTCACGGTGATCGGCAGCCTGGCGATGCTCTTCATCACGGCGCCGCGCCTGGCGGCGTTCGCGCTGGTCGGCATTCCGCTGGCGGTGCTGCCGATCGTGATCGGCGGGCGGCGCCTGAAGAAGATGTCGCGCGCCAGCCAGGACCGCGTCGCCGACGCCAACACGCTGGCCAACGAAACCCTCGGCGCGATCCGCACCGTGCAGGCGCACGCGCGCGAACCGTACGAGCTCGGCCGCTTCGGCGCCGCGCTCATGGAAGCGGTGAACACCGCGCGCCGCCGCATCCAGTCGCAGGCGTGGGTCACGGCGATCGCCATCACGCTGATCTTCGGCGCGATCACATTGGTGCTGTGGTCCGGCGCGCACGACGTCGTCGCCGGCCGAATGACGGCCGGCACACTCGGCCAGTTCGTGCTGTACGCGCTGATCGGCGGCGGCTCGGTCGGCGCGCTGGCGGAAGTGTGGAACGAACTGCAACGCGCGGCCGGCGGCATGGGCCGCATCAGCGAATTGCTGGTCGAGACCGCCGACGTGCAGTCGCCGACGCACCCCGCACCGCTACCGCTACCGGTGCGCGGCGAGCTGTCGTTCGACCACGTGAGCTTCCACTACCCGCTGCGTCCCGACGCACCTGCGCTGGAAGACTTCGACCTGCACGTGAAGCCCGGCGAGACGGTGGCGCTGGTCGGTCCGTCCGGCGCCGGCAAGAGCACCGTATTCTCGATGCTGCTGCGCTTCCACGATCCGCAGTCCGGCACGATCCGCGTGGACGGCGCGGACATCCGCCAGCTCGACCTGGCCGCATTGCGCGAATCCATCGCGTTGGTGCCGCAGCAGCCGACGATCTTCGCCGCCAGCGCGCGCGACAACATCCGTTACGGCCGTCTGGATGCGACCGACACCGATGTCGAGCACGCCGTCGAGGCCGCGCACGCCGCGGACTTCATCGCCGCGCTTCCGCAGCGCCTGGACACCGAACTGGGCGAACGCGGCGCGCGCCTGTCCGGCGGCCAGCAGCAGCGCATCGCCATTGCCCGCGCGCTGCTCAAGGACGCGCCGATCCTGCTGCTGGACGAAGCCACCAGCGCCCTGGACGCACAGAGCGAGCGCGCCGTGCAGCAGGCGCTGGAAACGCTGATGGAAGGCCGCACCACGCTGGTCATCGCGCATCGCCTCGCCACCGTGCTGAAGGCCGACCGCATCGTGGTCATGGACCGCGGCCGCATCATCGCGGAAGGAACGCACGAGCAGTTGCTTGCCCAAGGCGGGCTGTATGCGGAGCTGGCGAAGCTGCAGTTCCTCGATTAA
- a CDS encoding RNA polymerase sigma factor, protein MNAGADTDDDVLMLAWAAGDAASFELLYARHRGPLYRFLLRQLRDPALADEFFQDVWQRVIAARHGWKPEAAFRTWLFRIAHNRLGDHWRGLKHRPPAPDDADERAARVPDPTSPERELSEFEQRRRLQLAIEELPDEQREVVLLRLEQELSLEEIGAITGAGRETVKSRLRYAMDKLRARLNE, encoded by the coding sequence ATGAATGCGGGTGCGGACACCGACGATGACGTGCTGATGCTGGCCTGGGCGGCCGGCGACGCGGCGTCGTTCGAGCTGCTCTACGCCCGCCACCGGGGCCCGCTGTACCGTTTCCTGCTGCGCCAGCTGCGCGATCCGGCGCTGGCGGACGAGTTCTTCCAGGACGTCTGGCAGCGCGTCATCGCCGCCCGTCATGGCTGGAAACCCGAGGCCGCATTCAGGACCTGGCTCTTCCGCATCGCCCACAATCGCCTGGGCGACCATTGGCGCGGCCTGAAGCACCGCCCGCCCGCGCCGGACGATGCCGACGAACGCGCCGCGCGCGTGCCCGACCCGACCAGCCCGGAGCGCGAACTGTCCGAGTTCGAACAGCGCCGCCGCCTGCAGCTGGCCATCGAAGAGTTACCTGACGAGCAGCGCGAAGTGGTGCTGCTGCGCCTGGAGCAGGAACTGAGCCTGGAGGAGATCGGCGCCATCACCGGCGCCGGCCGGGAAACCGTCAAGTCGCGGCTTCGCTATGCGATGGACAAGCTGCGCGCGAGATTGAACGAATGA
- a CDS encoding acyl-CoA dehydrogenase family protein yields the protein MEPLPPFVTHRVDNQPPEFAPRDLWRDDAALREAVVREGGGDFADALATYGALAGDEVYRLSFDAHRDRPRLRTHDRFGQRIDLVEFHPNYHRIMQVAIEHGVAGLSWSQLRPGSHIARAALSYLHHQVEPGTSCPLTMTHAAIPVLRHAPELSGWETKAVSPFYDPRDLPSEDKLGVTLGMGMTEKQGGSDVRANRTVATPLAAENEYRLVGHKWFFSAPMSDAFLVLAQAPGGLSCFLMPRWTPDGAKNAFALMRLKDKLGDWSNASSEVEFMDAWAYRIGEEGRGVATILEMVMLTRLDCMLGAAAEMRMALAQAMHHTHHRATFGKPLADHALMRNVLADLAVEAEAAIVLAMRVARAVDRAPYDAQEAAFARIATAVGKYWVCRRAPGFVNEAQECLGGAGYIEESMLPRLYRQAPLNSIWEGSGNIQCLDVLRALQREPQTGQALLAELEAAQHLDPDFDAELNELRPVLEGRATLHEVEARRWVEALAMALQASLLLRSDSPMADAFCTSRIGGDHGNAYGTLSRDFDLGALMARAWAAGAATT from the coding sequence ATGGAACCGTTGCCGCCGTTCGTCACGCACCGCGTGGACAACCAGCCGCCGGAGTTCGCCCCGCGCGATCTGTGGCGCGACGACGCCGCGTTGCGCGAGGCGGTCGTGCGCGAAGGCGGCGGCGACTTCGCCGATGCGCTGGCGACCTACGGCGCCCTCGCCGGCGACGAGGTCTACCGGCTGAGCTTCGACGCGCATCGCGACCGCCCGCGCCTGCGCACCCACGACCGCTTCGGCCAGCGCATCGACCTGGTCGAATTCCATCCCAACTACCACCGCATCATGCAGGTGGCGATCGAGCACGGCGTGGCGGGGCTGTCGTGGTCGCAACTGCGGCCGGGTTCGCACATCGCGCGCGCGGCGTTGAGCTACCTCCACCACCAGGTCGAGCCGGGCACCAGTTGTCCGCTGACGATGACGCATGCCGCAATCCCCGTGCTGCGCCACGCGCCGGAGCTGTCGGGATGGGAAACCAAGGCGGTGTCGCCGTTCTACGACCCGCGCGACCTCCCCAGCGAAGACAAGCTCGGCGTGACGCTCGGCATGGGCATGACCGAGAAGCAGGGCGGCAGCGACGTGCGCGCCAACCGCACCGTCGCCACGCCACTGGCCGCGGAAAACGAATACCGGCTGGTCGGTCACAAGTGGTTCTTCTCAGCGCCGATGTCCGACGCCTTCCTCGTCCTGGCGCAGGCGCCGGGCGGACTGAGCTGCTTCCTGATGCCGCGCTGGACGCCCGACGGTGCGAAGAACGCCTTCGCGCTGATGCGCCTGAAGGACAAGCTCGGCGACTGGTCCAACGCCTCGTCCGAGGTGGAGTTCATGGACGCCTGGGCGTACCGCATCGGCGAGGAAGGACGCGGCGTGGCGACGATCCTCGAAATGGTGATGCTCACCCGCCTGGACTGCATGCTCGGCGCGGCCGCAGAGATGCGCATGGCGCTGGCGCAGGCGATGCACCACACGCACCACCGCGCGACGTTCGGCAAGCCGCTGGCCGATCACGCGCTGATGCGCAACGTGCTGGCCGACCTGGCGGTCGAAGCCGAGGCGGCGATCGTGTTGGCGATGCGGGTGGCGCGGGCGGTGGATCGCGCGCCGTACGACGCACAGGAAGCGGCGTTCGCGCGCATCGCCACCGCTGTCGGCAAGTACTGGGTGTGCCGGCGCGCGCCGGGCTTCGTCAACGAAGCGCAGGAATGCCTGGGCGGTGCGGGCTACATCGAGGAATCGATGCTGCCGCGCCTGTACCGTCAGGCGCCGCTGAACTCGATCTGGGAAGGCAGCGGCAACATCCAATGCCTGGATGTGCTGCGTGCGCTGCAACGCGAGCCGCAGACAGGCCAGGCGCTGCTGGCCGAACTGGAGGCCGCGCAGCATCTGGATCCGGATTTCGACGCCGAGCTCAACGAACTCCGGCCCGTGCTGGAAGGCCGCGCCACACTGCACGAAGTCGAAGCGCGGCGCTGGGTGGAAGCGCTCGCGATGGCGCTGCAGGCCAGCCTGCTCCTGCGCTCCGACAGCCCGATGGCGGACGCGTTCTGCACCAGCCGAATCGGTGGCGATCACGGCAATGCGTACGGGACCTTGTCGCGGGATTTCGACCTGGGCGCGTTGATGGCGCGTGCGTGGGCGGCGGGAGCCGCCACGACTTAA
- a CDS encoding YigZ family protein: MSSTLAGPTSHLLEVKHSRFLVHAAPVDTPEQALAFVAQVGDPAATHNCWAYRIGSEYRFNDDGEPAGTAGRPILAAIDGQGLDRVVAVVTRWFGGIKLGAGGLVRAYGGSAAECLRVAARRELIVHADLRLAYPFTETGAVHALISQFDAEKLDEQFDADGARLHVRMPADRVEGLKVRLRDATRDRVRFFDT, translated from the coding sequence ATGAGCAGCACGCTGGCCGGCCCGACCTCGCACCTGCTGGAGGTCAAGCACAGCCGTTTCCTCGTCCATGCCGCCCCGGTGGACACGCCCGAGCAGGCGCTGGCCTTCGTCGCCCAGGTCGGCGATCCGGCGGCCACGCACAACTGCTGGGCCTACCGCATCGGCAGCGAATACCGTTTCAACGACGACGGCGAACCGGCCGGCACCGCCGGGCGACCGATCCTGGCGGCCATCGACGGCCAGGGACTGGACCGCGTGGTCGCCGTGGTCACGCGCTGGTTCGGCGGGATCAAGCTGGGCGCCGGCGGGCTGGTGCGTGCCTATGGCGGCAGCGCGGCCGAATGCCTGCGCGTGGCAGCGCGACGCGAACTCATCGTCCACGCGGACCTCCGCCTCGCCTACCCCTTCACCGAAACCGGCGCGGTGCACGCGCTGATCTCGCAATTCGATGCGGAAAAGCTCGACGAACAGTTCGACGCCGACGGCGCCCGGCTGCATGTGCGCATGCCGGCCGATCGCGTGGAAGGCTTGAAAGTCCGCCTGCGCGACGCCACCCGGGACCGGGTGCGCTTCTTCGATACCTGA